The region CTGCTCACAAACGTGCATCATATACTCAAGATTCATTCAGCATTACATGAAGGTCCTTCACTATCTATAGTTCATGTGGTATACCTACACAATGGTGCCTCATCATAATTCTTGACTACTATTATCGAGCTATGGACAGCTATAGGCTGcctgagcacagacagaaccTTTGAAGGATCAGAGAGGAAATAGAGAGAAGAAGGGGGTGTGAAGGACAACTTTCCATGTTGTGACAAAACGGCGTTGCTTTGCAAGTGCCTTATAATCTTGCGTAATTTTTTGGTTCTTGAATTGAGGATCACCATTCCATAAATGAAAAGTCTcaccattaataataaaatgcatagCTTTGGGATCCAGCAGCACTGCACTCAAAGagcaaaaaataattaatttaaaaaatctctctGATGGGCTAATTAAGACCAATTCTCAAACCTTGTTCTTCATATAGGCAACTacacaaaatttaaaattatattagaACTATACAGCTTTACACCGACTCTCAAACTTTCATATTAAACAGTATGACCATTTATGTAACATTCAAGACTAGCCTttatttttgaccaaaataatTTACCTTGTCATATCATGTGAATACCTGGATTAACCAACatagtaaaagaaaacacaacaggAACAGCTGATATTGATCAGGAAGCTCAAtgtttatgattgtgtgtgttgcaaTGTCCTATGGTATCAAAACTGATAAGATTACTATTGtgattaataaataatacagcCGTAAACATCTACTACAGACTACATCAAACTATACTTTGGAAAACGTATCCTACAGTCCAGatcaaatgcaaaataagaCCTAAAGTAATAATATTCCAACACTATACTCATCAAGCAAATAGGCACAGCATGATGAATCATGATTCATGAAACAGCTATAGGGGaaaaaattaacattatttacagaagaacaaaaacacatttttttatttgttcttctCGTGCTTGTAGAGAGACTACATTTACACTAAGATGACATTCAAACACAATGCAACTGTACGTGATTACAGGTCCAttgcaaacatttgtttaaacaaatagGAAAGCAGCCTATATGCAATCAGAAAGACTAGGGTGCAGAGAGTTTGTACAACTCAGCTACTCCAGAAGCAGCAGTGTAATAGCTGTGGATTCTGAACCAGTGTAGCACAAGGAAGATGCCCCAGTTCCACGCACCCAAGTAGTCTCGGGATGCAGACTTCTGATAATCTCATACAATTTGCAAACAGCTACTGTTGCTGCAGGGAACTCCGCCTCTCCAGCCCCTCTGAAGTGTTTCTTTTTCCGTGGAATATGAACACTTCCAGCTGTAAACAACTGACCTGCTTCTCTGAATGTAGTTTGCCACCCCCTCCCCTTGAACATGCACAGCATTTGCAAACTCTAGGAAAGATGGAGGCTATGCCCCATTATAATGTACATATTTTTTCATGCTTGTTCATCATTACTTGAATCATACTTTAGAAACACTAGTGCTTTAGAAGCTGTATACAAGCAggagaaattaaacaaattactACTTAGCACATCATAGGTGGAAGCAGGACTTGTATAATCTGTCTTTAATCCTTCCCCATTTCATTCTGAAGCAATTTAAATGGTAAACCAACTCTCCTTCCCtactaaaacaaaatgttgaacacacactctgtgcGCTAAGCATGGAGAATATGAAATCAGTCATGTTTTCCCCCCTTCCTTTTGTCCTGTGTGTCAATGGAACAAAAGGGCAATATACAAAAACTTCAATTGCCAACATTATCTTGGCAATGGAACAAATATGTTACATGCACAAAATCGAAGACTGTAGCCGTTACCACCAAGATAATGGATGTTACATATCATCCAACTTAATAGATTATACCGTGGAGTGGAGTAAAACCATTTGTTGCTGCAGTTTCCTTAATGCAAGCTTCAGTCGAACCTCAAAAATAATCCAGTGAGTAACAGTGAGTGCATTCATCTTATTCAGTGCTCAGCTTGTGAAACTTTCACAAAGTTCTGCTGCTCCATTATTATGGCTGCAATATCTAATCCATCATGGTAAGTACTTGCAAGTACCCATCTGCAAAAGTTGTGAGCACATTTGGGTTGCTCTACACCTGACCTAGTAAAAGAGCCAGAGTACAAAGTATGGTAACTAACAGGGTGAGCATCCTGCAGGTTAAGATCACATGTGCTTGCTGATTTGCAGAATACTTATTTTCAGTGTCACATAGTCTAAGAGAACTGCCAGTTTGCTGTATATAATCCATCTGCTTTTAATTTCTGCAGACACCTGAATCCACAGTGGAATGGGCCAGAACTCATTTTTTCGTGCCAGTTAACAAGAAATagcatttgaaaacatttgccCAAGTGTTTGTTTGAGAAGTGTACTAACATGAGTAGGTTAACATCACCAAGGGATATCTGTCCCTTAAACACTCCTCTACAACTGCTTACCAAAAAATGTTTGCAGCCCTGAGGAAAACAGGCATAAGCTGTCCATGGTATTTGAATGCAGGCATTTCACCAACTGCACCACAGAGTTAAAGATATTCTACGCTGAGATTCCCAGCTTCACAAAACCTGCACAAATTCTGTAAGCACTCCTGTAGCTAACCCAATACATTAGTTAGAGCAAGGTGCTAACTACACCAAAGCcttgggtttgattcccagggagtaCACCTAGTGTCTACTGATAAGCGTATGCAAGTCACTATGGGCGCaaaacatctgccaaatgctgaaaatgcaaTGTAAAGGTAAGCACCTATACCCCATCATAAGGGCATCCAACTAATAACTGATTTGCTTTGTAGCTCCAAATGCAACTTTGTCAAATAATGCAGTAACCTATGTAGTTTCCCTGCTAACAGGGGTTGACAGCGTATGGTCCTATAATGTAGTTGACCTCAGGTAAGCAGGAAAATAGCTCTGGTTTTACATTTCACCTGAGTAACATCGACATGTACTAGCTTGCAGGCAATGTTACTTTGTTGGCGTGATGATGCTTTTTCAGGAAGAAGCTTGCAAAGAATACGTTTATTTCATCAAGTTCTGATATGCAGCTAACAATGCGCTAAAACGTAATAGCACTTAGGAAATATAAACCAGCTAAGATAACTCAGTAAAAAACATAAGTCGTAGGTatataataagaataagaagaatTCTTATAAGAGTACACATCACGCCAGTTTATCAATTCACGAAACAATCCAAGTCtaagattaaattaaaataacgttttaatttcagaaaatCTTAAGATTTTAGCCAAGGAAACAGACCGGTCACGAGGAAATATTAATGTCTGAAGGCAAATAAAACCTCTATCATGAATATCAGTAACCTCCGCCTCATCTCCCAGATGGGTTGACATGACATGTCATTACTGACAACACAGGCCTAAACTATGCCTCAGTCTAACTCTGGTGCTTAGCTAAACCAGCTAAACTAGCTGACAGTACGAAGACTGTCGAGGTGTCAAACTGCAGCAAAACCACCCCAACACTGAAATCGGACTGGCGTGTTTAAAAGACCCAGGTTTTATAAGACAGCTTTCTCATATTGCTGCTTGTCTCCTACCGCTATCGTTAGCAAAGGAGCTGTCGACCTAAAACCTAAACTGGCAAATTAGCCTCAGCCGATGTATTAAGCAAAACGCCATTTAAATATATTCCGAAAAAAACCTTATTCAAACAATGTGCGTCAAAAAAGCGTAAACGCCTCTTAAATTGATATAACTATGCTCTCAACAAACAAGTTAATCGATTTTATGGACAAATACTAGCTAGCCAACTAGCCTAGCTTTAACTAACATGACCAAACGTATGAGTTGGCACCCATTAACTCAGCTAAcgaggttagctagctaccctCCAAATTATTAAGTTTTTATCATGGACACTAACCCTATTGCTTTTTCGACTTTGTAAGGAAATATTTTCAACGATTTGCTcactaaaatacataaaagacgtaaaaaacataaaaagttaGCGCTCCTCTAACCTAATACAGCAttctacctagctagctagctagctaacttgaTAGCCTGCAGTGAAGTAGCATCTAGATACATGATATATAACCCCCGAAATATCAACCCTCAAGATGCCCCCTCAACGTATAAGTAAGCCTTATAAAACTCACCTTGCTTGTTCGCCTGCGCCACGTGAattattgcaataaataaaactcTCAAAATTCCAATacatgataatgataataatgatttTGTTCTTGGTGCCTGTGAGAAAGTCTGTACTCTATCCCTACTCGCCATGCTGCTGTTTCGGTATCACTGTATGTTAAACTAGGCGTCTGTTTGCATGCTGATATAAACAGCGCCCATCGCCGCCCAAGGGGGACACTCGGCGGACATAAGTGGTACTGGCTCCAAAGTTGATGCTGTAGTCAAATGATATGCACAATGCATGCAAGAGGAAGCATCGTACACTCCATCCGTTGGATAAGAAATAACAATTTTGCATCTACTCAGATTACCTGTTACCATGCAGCCATTCATCTGTTCTATTCATTGTCTAGAAATAATTTTGATTGTGGACCACTTTTAACACATTGGCACTGACATGACGTTACTGGTGTTGAGTGTACCAGACAGAGatgttgctggtgtttttactTGTGTCAGTGTAACCTCTGGGGGACCCAATAAATTTTTGATAGAGATTTTATTCCTACAATAGGACGAACTTTACCGTGGCTCTACTAGGCATAAATCTACAGAAATAGCCTAATCAATGCAGGCTTCACACATGTGGGCGTGTGTTCGAGGTAACGTTATAAGAAGGCGTATGGAAATCCTGCTTAAAGAATGCACGGACGCATTTTTGATTTCATAAGTGGACATAAGAGTGATTTTTAGCGTGTTTTTACTCTATATACAGACagttatggttaggttaggattagaaGTAGTCCATATTTAGAATCAAAGACACACCCATCCCATCTGTAGTCTACAGACAATATTAAAGTAGCTTTATTAGTATGAATGTTAAGAGAACAATATTGCCAGACAAGCAAGaaaaattaacaacaaaaatgacaaaaggcaAGAATAATTACAGAATAGGCGCCAAGAAtagtgaataaaaataaaataaaataaaataagagttAGGAGCTAGCTCTCAGTTAGGAAGTAGCTTTCTTTCCAAACCAGATGGTGGCGATGATGAGGTTTTCCAGTGCGAGCCAACGTTATTGTACCACAGAAGAAGACGACTGAGCGTTTCCTTTGTTGTGATGAGTCCTCTACGTTAAAAGAGGAAAACGAAGCTACAAAGCGTGGGGCCTTGTAATAGAGTTTTTGTACAATTAACCATATTtactaataattatatatatatatacacacatacagttgtCATCGGTTATAATGAGTGGCGGAGTGTATGGAGGGGGTAAGTTTGAAGATCGGAAATCAAATGAATGAGTGCGCCGCGTTAGGCTAGCTAGGTTGCTTGCTATCTGGAGATTTAGCTTGACTAGCTAAACTAACGaggttgttttatttctttatgcgTCTGCTCAACCTTCTTCCtatttttctaaaaatataGCCGTCTATCAAATATTTTGACTGAGCTCTGCGTAGTAGATGCATTGGGCAGCTTGATCGgctattagctagctagctagcaacctAAAGGCGTGTGGACCGACAGTAGACCTAATGCACTACACTTGCGTTATTTAAACATACCTAACGCGGTTGTAGTGTTAGCATGGTTAGTAAATTAATTTGTCTTAACACTCAGCTGTAACGCCccccctctttttttctctctaaaaGATGAAGTAGGAGCCCTCGTGTTTGACATTGGATCCTACTCTGTCAGAGCCGGCTATGCAGGAGAGGATTGCCCCAAGGTATGTGTGCGCATTTTCTGCACAGAGGACAGTCTCTTGGTCCACGCATAGCTGGAATGAACTGCATAATAAATGCCTGATGTTTGTCTCAttggaaaatgtttgtttggaggCTGATTTCCCTACTGTGATTGGAGTGACGTTGGACAGAGACGATGGTACTACTCCAATGGAAACAGATGGGGAGAAGGGCAAACAAAGTGGCACAACGTACTACATCGACACCAATCAGCTGAGGGTGCCCCGGGAAAACATGGAGGTCATGTCACCTTTAAAAAACGGCATGagtgagtttttgtttgttttctttcttaattttctttaattcttttagaatgtttttgaaaaacaacGTTTATAATTCATAAAGAAAATACTTCTTTGATTGTGAGAAACAATACACTCTTAATTTCCTGGTCATtagtatacaaaaaaaataaacctttcGATTATGCATACATTTCATCATCAGTGACTTCCTtatctctttcttcctcccttggtctcactcactcactcactcaagtTGAGGACTGGGACAGCTTTCAAGCCATTTTGGATCACACCTACAAAATGCACTTCAAATCTGAGCCAAGCTTGCATCCTGTACTAATGTCGGAAGCCTCGGTCTGTCCCTTGCATTGTCATGTTCCTCAACTAATTTGTTTCTGAAATCATCAATACACATGCTGCCCAATGATATGTATGAGTCATCTCTTGGTCCTTTGCTTGCAGTGGAACACACGAGCCAAGAGGGAGAAGCTGACGGAGCTCATGTTTGAGCATTATAACATTCCTGCTTTCTTCTTATGTAAAACAGCAGTCTTATCTGCGTATCCTTTATGATAAATTGCTTCGCTGGAGTattatttgtgtattattttatatagagttatttattaaaatgaactGCTTTTCCCTTCAGGCCATAGTCCATCCACATGCTAAAAGTAACTGATGcgtaataaaatattattagtatGACCAAATTTGGTAGATGTGGTAGCACTCTTTAACTTGCATGATTTCAGATTTGCCAATGGGCGATCCACGGGTTTAGTGTTGGATAGTggtgcaacacacacaactgctatTCCAGTGCATGATGGTTATGTCCTACAGCAAGGTAAATTGCCTTTTTGTCTCATTGTTTTAGGTTTTGACAAGTtattaaaaatgcttaatttttgGGGACTCTTGTCAAAGGTCTTTCTCACAAATGGCATATGAGAGATAAGAGCATATTTCTCATACTGATTCTAGTGCTAAGTGAATAGTATGCACCATTCCACATAAGTCTTTGCTTGATAGAATATTTGCATACTactgcaaatattttaatatcttttACACATGGACTGATTTTATATGAAATTTTGATAgtaatttttgcatttgtttatgtatatagtatTTTTCATACATGTTTGAAGAGATAAAGTAAATTGAAATTAGTCCATtgaaaagaaactgaaatgcTGACCGGCAAGTCTCAAgttagaaaaaaatacaataaaaatgggTAGGCAAAACAttatgagaaaataaaaattaaaaaccaaagaattcaaataaaatggcataaaacatgaaaataaacaaggacAGATCTGACAGTCgcatattacaaatgttttggCTCGCCAATGGTCTGAGTAAAAAGCACAAATGGGGTAGATCATCAGGCTGTGCCTTTCATAAGCAGCACCAAAAcacttttgcttgtttttaattcAGTTGCCCTGTCTGCATCATGTGGTTCAAGTAACTTTTATCTTTCagcaaataatgttaaataaaaaccttttgttCTTGAGTCTCCATTTATTTTCTGTACATTGTAAGACTGTTGCTGGGTTCTTGCAGAGGAAGACACCAAAAATGAGTGATAGGAGCTGAGCAGATGATCTAATAACCTCACCATACACTGGTGATTAATTCCACCTGCTTTAGACATTGCAGTGGAGATAAGGATTTAGTTATGTTGACAATGATCCCTTTATGTTTTGTGCTTTTACAGGGATTGTGAAGTCTCCACTTGCAGGTGACTTTATGAGTATGCAGTGTAGAGAACTGTTTCAAGaattaaatgttgaaataattCCTCCATACATGATTGCATCAAAGGTAAGCCATTTAAGTCAGTCTGTTTTATCATTCTGTGTCTTTTCATAGCTGAAAGGTACACTCCACAGTGTGGAAGTGGAGTGTGAGTaaagtggtttgtttgtttgtttatctcatTGTCTAATCTTGCCATAACTCCTCTCCCATGTGCTTATATGGCGAGATCGGTTTGTCACCTTCATCTTATGCTGAGAGAATAGATCAGACGATTAAACCCTGAACTGTATCTTTTCACTGGTTAAACCAGTTTTGCCAAGATTATTTAACTTTAGCTTTTTATATTCATTGTTCACAACAGATCTCATATTTGTGTTGCATCTGTCAATATGGTATTATAATTTAAGGACTCAGTACGTGAAGGTGCACCAGCCAGCtggaagaaaaaggaaaaactaccTCAAGTTACACGTTCATGGCATAACTACATGTGTAATGTAAGCGTCTGGGATTATGGTTCAAGTAAACATTCATGGAGAAAATTACAGCTGCTTAACTTTGGCAATATTATAACACAAGCTCTAACAAATGCACGTGCTTTGTTGATTCTTGCAGACAGTTATTCAAGATTTTCAGGCATCTGTCTTGCAAGTTTCAGATTCACCTTATGATGAACAGTATGTCCAGTTTATCTTCTCATGCAACCATAGCAGACTGCACAAATTTCTTATTAACCTGTCTCCACTTACTTAAAAAACATGTTCATGCATTTTGAAAAGACAATAAAACCTTTGTTCACAGAGGTATAGTAGTATATCTCTAATGGTGCTTTGCAGGGTGGCTGCTCAGATGCCCACTGTTCATTATGAACTTCCTAACGGATACAACTGCGACTTTGGAGCTGAAAGACTGAAGATTCCAGAGGGGCTTTTTGACCCATCCAATGCAAAGGTGAGTACTGCTCATC is a window of Electrophorus electricus isolate fEleEle1 chromosome 3, fEleEle1.pri, whole genome shotgun sequence DNA encoding:
- the actl6a gene encoding actin-like protein 6A — translated: MSGGVYGGDEVGALVFDIGSYSVRAGYAGEDCPKADFPTVIGVTLDRDDGTTPMETDGEKGKQSGTTYYIDTNQLRVPRENMEVMSPLKNGMIEDWDSFQAILDHTYKMHFKSEPSLHPVLMSEASWNTRAKREKLTELMFEHYNIPAFFLCKTAVLSAFANGRSTGLVLDSGATHTTAIPVHDGYVLQQGIVKSPLAGDFMSMQCRELFQELNVEIIPPYMIASKDSVREGAPASWKKKEKLPQVTRSWHNYMCNTVIQDFQASVLQVSDSPYDEQVAAQMPTVHYELPNGYNCDFGAERLKIPEGLFDPSNAKGLSGNTMLGVGHVVTTSVGMCDIDIRPGLYGSVIVTGGNTLIQGFTDRLNRELSQKTPPSMRLKLIANNTTVERRFSAWIGGSILASLGTFQQMWISKQEYEEGGKQCVDRKCP